A window of the Meiothermus sp. Pnk-1 genome harbors these coding sequences:
- a CDS encoding DUF411 domain-containing protein, whose amino-acid sequence MLGGLALGLAGGALAQQGSALKGLEATLYKSPTCGCCGEYVKFLQAQGALVKVVLQDDLSPLKRRYGIPPEAQSCHTMRLAGYTVEGHVPLAALQKLLRERPRIDGIALPGMPSGTPGMPGPKTQPYRVLALVKERLEPFMTL is encoded by the coding sequence ATGCTCGGCGGCCTCGCCCTGGGCCTGGCCGGCGGAGCCCTGGCGCAGCAGGGGAGTGCCCTGAAGGGCCTCGAGGCCACCCTCTACAAGTCGCCCACCTGCGGCTGTTGCGGGGAGTACGTGAAGTTCCTCCAGGCACAGGGCGCCCTGGTGAAGGTGGTGCTGCAGGACGACCTCAGCCCCCTCAAGCGCCGCTACGGGATCCCGCCCGAGGCCCAGAGCTGCCACACCATGCGCCTCGCGGGCTACACGGTGGAGGGGCACGTTCCGCTGGCCGCCCTCCAGAAGCTGCTGCGCGAGCGGCCCAGGATCGACGGGATCGCCCTGCCGGGCATGCCCTCGGGCACGCCGGGGATGCCCGGCCCCAAGACCCAGCCCTACCGGGTGCTGGCCCTCGTCAAAGAGCGGCTCGAGCCCTTCATGACGCTTTAG